Genomic segment of Candidatus Izemoplasmatales bacterium:
ATCTCGCGGAGGTACTTGTTCCCGACCTCCCAGAAGCAGTTGCGGCAGGCGATGCCGTGGCCGTAGGAGGAGAGGATGATGGCGGTGTCCTTGGCGGATTCGCCGTGGGACACCTGCATCATCGAGGTATCGAGGAAGGTGGCGTGTCCGCCGAGCTGGGCGAGACCGGACTCCATCGAGTTGCGGGTACGGGTGGACTGCTCGAAGAACATCAGAAACGCCGTCTTGTCGGTGAGGTAGGGGGTCGGGACGTTACTGCGGAAATCGTGCTTGAGCTCTTTGGAGACCTCGAGCAGCTTGTCGATTTCGGGCTTCGACCATTCCTCGAGGGTGATGAAGTGTCTTCCTTTGAACAGGGGTTGCATGACGCTATTCCTCCTTGCGGCCCTTGAGGCCGTCCATGTAGACGCCGGGGAGCGCGGCGTAGAACGCCGCCGCCTTCACGAGTTCGTCCTTGTAGGTCTTTTCGTTCGGGGCGTGGGCCTCCTCCTCGCGTCCGGGTCCGAACCCGACGCAGGGGATTCCGTGCCGTCCCATGATCGTCACCGCGTTCGTCGAGAAGGTCCACTTGTCGACGACGGGCTTTTCCTCGAAGAGGCGCTCGTAGGCGCCGACGGCCGCCTTCAGGACGGGATGGTCCTTCTCGAGGACCCACGTCGGGAAGTAGCAGTCGGTCGGATAGACGAGACCGGTGTACGACGGCCGGTCGTACCGGTACATCTCGACGACCGCGCCCGCCCGCCTGACCGAGGGCAGGTCGCGGATCTCCTGAAGCGCGCTCTCGTAGGTCTCGCCGGCGGTGAGGCGGCGGTCCACCGAGATCGCGCAGCCGTCGGCGACGGCGCAGCGCGAGGGCGAGCTGTGGAAGATTTCGGAGACGGTGAGCGAGCCCTTCCCGAGGAAGGGGTCGTCCTTCAGCCGGCCGTGCAGTTCCTGCAGTTCGAGCAGGATCGGCGCCATCTTGTAGATCGCGTTGTCGCCGCGCTCGGGGGCGCTGCCGTGGCAGGAGACGCCGCGGGTCGAGACTCGGATCTCCATCCGGCCGCGATGCCCGCGGTAGATCCGGCAGGCGGTCGGTTCGGTGATCACGACGAATGCGGGGCGGATGCCCTCGCGTTCGATCAGGTACTGCCAGCAGAGGCCGTCGCAGTCCTCCTCCTGGACCGTGCCGGTGACGAGGAGGGTGCAGTCGTCCTCGAGCCCGAGGTCCTTCAGGATCTTGCCGGCGTAGACCATCGAGGCCATCCCGCCCTCCTGGTCCGAGCCGCCGCGGCCGTAGACGCACCGTTCGTCCTCCTTGCCCTCGTAGGGGTCGAAGGACCAGTTGCGGATGTCGCCGATCCCGACGGTGTCGATGTGGGCGTCCATCGCGATCAAGTGCTTTCCGCGGCCGATCCGCCCGAGGACGTTGCCCATCGCGTCGATCCGGACTTCGTCGAACCCGACGTCCTCCATCTCCTTCGCGATGCGGAGGACGACTTCGCGTTCGCCGCACGATTCGGAGGGAATCCGGATCATGTCCCGGAGGAACCGGACGATGTCCGGACGGTACGTTTCCGCCAGCCGGCGGATCGATGCATAGTCGCGCTTCACGATGCTACCTCATCGCGCGGATCTTCGCGTCGTAGTCCGCGATCTTGCGGTACTCGTGGTCCCAGAACGAGGGATTCCGCATCGCGTCCAGATACTCCTTCGAATAGCCGAAGGGGAGCCAGTCCTTCTCCTTCTGGGCGAAGAGCCGCTCCTTCGCGGCCGCGCCGCGGACGTCGAGGATGCCGTCGGTCCCGGCCTTGAGGAAGATGTCGCGGAACCAGCGGCGCAGCACGAACGGCGCCGTCTCGAGGACGCGCCGATCGAGGTCGGCGATCACCGAGTCGTAGCGGTCGAAGCCGTCGGTGGCGATCGTCACGACGTTGTCCTCGGGGCCGAGCTTCAGATACTTCGCCATCTTGATGGCGCCGAGGATGTTGCAGACGGAGGAGACGCCGAACAGTTCCCTGAGACCTTCGGCGGTCGTCCGCGAGATGCCCGCCTCGACGAGAACGTCGGGGGCGTCGTGCAGGACCTTGAGTCCCTTCACGCAGTCGTCGTCCGCGATCGTCGCGACGAAGTCGGTGTTGAGGACGTTGTGGATCAGCGTGCACATCTTGTCGCCGATGCCCTCGATGCGATGCTGGCCGCGGCCGCCGTCGGTGAGCGTCGAGCATTCGTACGGCTCGAGCGCGACCACTTTGGCCTCGGGGAAGGCCTCCTTGATCGCATCGCCCGCGGCGAGCGTCCCGGCGCTGCCGGGAGCCGAGGTGAAGCAGGCGATCCGGCCGTTCCCGACGCCCTTCACGGCCTCGATGCAGGAATGACCCGTGACGTGGCGGTGGAAGCGGTAGTTCGGCATCAGTTCGAACTGCGCGAGCGAGCGGTTCTTCGGATCCTTCTTGAGTTCGTAGGTCCGTTCGAGCGTGAGGATCACGTCCGACTCGGTGCCCGGGGTGAGGTCGAGCTTCGCGCCGTAGCGGCGGATCCGCTCGTAGCGCTCCTTCGACATGTTGTCGGGCATGATCACGATCGCGTCGTACTTCATCAGGTTGCAGATGTAGGAGACGCCGATCCCGAAGTTGCCGGTCGAGGGACCGAGGATCGTGTGCGTGCCAGGGACGATGTCGCCGTCGACGCAGCCCTCGATCAGGGTCGCGTAGGCCGGACCGACCTTGTGCGATCCCGAAGGAAAGGTCTTTCCGAGCAGGACGACGACGTTCGCGTCGACGCCCGTGAGCGCCTTCGGCAACACGATCTTCTGGACCCGGTTCTTGGCGTCCTTCCAGGTGATGTTGAACAGGTTGATCGGATCGAGTTCGTTCTCGGTCTTGGCCGAGAGCGCCCTGGCCCGGACGGCCTTGTCGGCCTTCTCGGGGTGAAGCATCTCCTCGTAGGTGGGACCGTAGGGGATCTTGTTCATTGCGCATGCACCTCCGCATGATGTCTGTCGATATAGTCTATCAGGGCTTCCAGGTCCGGTTTCAGGAGGATCGGGGAACCCACGGCCCGGGCGGCGTTCGCCGGGTCCTTGAGGCCGTTGCCCGTCATCGCGCAGACGACGGATTCGCCCTTCTTCACGAGACCGCGGGCGACGGCGGCCTTCAGGCCGGCGAGGCCGGCGACGCCGGCCGGTTCGCCGAAGATTCCCTCGGTCCTTCCGAGGTCCTTCATCATCGCCAGGATCTCCTCGTCGGGGACGGAAATCCAGGTGCCGCCGGAATCGCGCACCGCCCGCATCGCCTTGACCGGGTTGCGCGGGATCCCGACCGCGATCGAATCCGCGATCGTGTCCTCCTCCGCCTCGCGGAGCGGTTCGTTCTGCTCCCAGGCGTCGACGAACGGCCGGCAGCCGGACGCCTGGACGCCGAGGATCTTCGGGATCCGGTTCGTGAAGCCGAGCCGGAAGAGGTCGTAGAAGCCCTTGTACAGTCCCGCGACCGTGCAGCCGTCGCCGACCGCCACCACCGCCCAGTCGGGAACGTCCCAGCCGAGCTGTTCGGCGATTTCGAGCGACATCGTCTTCTTGCCCTCGACGAGATGCGGGTTGATCGCGGCGTTCCGGTCGTACCAGCCGTAGTGGCGGATCGCCCGCTTCGACAAGTCGAAGGCGGCCTTGTAGTCGCCGTCGACCATGATCACGGTCGAGCCGTACGCGAGAAGCTGGTTGAGTTTCCCGACGGGTGCCCGCCGCGGAACGAAGATGACCGAGGAGAGGCCCATCCGGGCCGCCTGACCGGCAAGCGAGGAGGCGGCGTTCCCGGTCGAACTGCAGGCGACCGTACGGGCGCCGAGCGCGAGCGCGTCGAGCACCGCGACCGCCGAGGCGCGGTCCTTCATCGAGGCCGTCGGATTGACGCCCTCGTCCTTCACGTAGAGGACGTCGAGACCGAGGTCGGCGCCCAGGCGTGTCGCCCGGTAGAGCGGCGTGAAGCCGGTCCGGAGGGTGCGTTCGTGGCCGTCGCCGACGATCGACAGAAGCGGCAGGTAGCGCCACATCGTGCGGTCGGGGTCGGCCGCAAGCGTCGCCTTCGTGAAGGTCCTCGCGATCGCGTCGTAGTCGTAGCGGACGTCGAGCACGCCCTGTTCGCCGCAGGCGGGACAGACGTGCAGTCCGGGATCGTAGGGATGTCTTCTTCCGCACAGGGTGCATTCGAGGCATAGGATCTTCGCCATGTCATTCCTCGATCGGCACGAGCCGGAAGAGCGGGACGTCGAACAGTCCCATGTCGGTGAGCTTGAGTTCCGGAATCACCGGAAGCGAAAGGAACCCGAGCGCGAGGAACGGATCCTCGAGGCTCGCGTCGACGCCCATGGTGCGCACGACCGCGCGCATCGCCTCGAGCCGTTCGACGACGACGGAGGCGTCCGCCGTGGTCATGATCCCGCCGACTTCGAGCGGCAGGCATTCGGCGACGGCGCCGTCCTTCACGACGGCGATCCCGCCGCCGATCGCGACGATCCGCTCGACCGCGAGGCGCATGTCGCGGTCGGAATCGCCGATCACGATCAGGTTGTGCGAGTCGTGGGCGATCGTCATCGCGACCGCACCGCGCTTCAGGCCGTAGCCTTCGACGAGGCCGAGGCCGACGTTGCCGGTGCCGCGGTGACGTTCGATCACGGCAAGCTTGAGGATGTCGCGGGCGGGGTCGTGGACGTAGATCCCGTCCTTCCGGTCGACGACGCGGACGAGTTTCTTGGTCGAGGCGTTGGCGGTATCGAGGCCGATCACCTTGACCGCGTCCCTGCCGAGCCGGAGTTCGAAGGAGACCTTCGCCGGATCGACGCGGACGGTGTCGACGACGCGACCGTCCCGGACCGTCGGGACCTCGAAGAGGGCGACCCGGTCGCGGGCGACGAGGACGCCGTCCTTGAACACCAACGACGGGACCATGGCCTTCAAATCGTCGATCACGACGAGGTCGGCGCGATAGCCCGGGGCGACCGCCCCGCGGCCCTGCAGGCCGTAGCAGCAGGCCGTGTTGAGGGTCGCCATCCGGATCGCGTCGACCGGATCGACCCCCGCCTCGATGGCGAGCTTGACGTTGTGGTTGATGTGGCCTTCCCGACGGATGTCCTCGGGATGCTTGTCGTCGGTGCAGAAGGTGACGCGGTGGCGGTTTTTCTCGTTCACCGCGGGAAGCAGCGCGAGCAGGTTCTTGGTGTGCGATCCCTCGCGGAGATGGACGTACTGCCCGAGTCGGACGCGCTCGGCGAGTTCCGCCGGGGTGCGGCACTCGTGGTCGGTCCGGATCCCGGCGCCGACGTAGGCGCAGAGGTCCTTGCCCGTCACGGCCGGGGAATGCCCGTCGACCGGGCGGTTCCCGACGGCGGCGATCTTGGCGAAGATCTCCGGGCCGCCGGAAAGCACCTGCGGGTAATCCATCACCTCGCCGAGGCCGAGCACCGACGGGTCGCCCGCGAGCGCCGCGACGTCCTCGTGTCCGATCGTCGCGCCGGCGGTCTCGAAGACGGTCGTCGGCACGCACGAGGGGATCATCATGAAGACGTCGAGCGGGACCGTGGCGGCGGCCCGGATCATGTAGCGGACGCCGTCGACGCCGCGGATGTTGCCGATCTCGTGCGGATCGGCGACGACCGCGGTCGTTCCCCAGGGCAGTACGCAGCGCGCGAACTGGGGAGGCGTGAGCATCGAGGACTCGATATGGACGTGGCCGTCGATGAAGCCGGGGCTCAGGTACCGCCCCTCGAGGTCGATCTCCTCGACACCGTCGTACGACCCGAGGCCGACGACGACGCCCTCGGCGACGGCGACGTCGCAGAAGTCGATCGTGCCGGAGAAGACGTTGACGACGTGCGCGTTCTTCAGGACCAGCGGGGCCTTCTCGAGACCCCTGGCGAATCTGACGCGTTCCGGTTTGCCCATGGTTCCCTCCCTGGTGAAGCCTGGTTGACTAGAGACTCCCGATGAAGTCGGAAAGCAGGTTGAGCGCGACGGTGCGGCGGTAGTCCGCCGTCGAGCGCTGGTCGTCGATCGGCCGGATCGCGACGCCGTAGGTCTCGCGGATGCGGGGCAGTTGCCGCTTCAGCTCCTCGAGGGAAAGCCCGGTCGCCGACTCCTCGATCTTCGCGTCGCGCACGACCGTCGGACCGACGGCGCCGAACGCGACCGAAAAACGGGTCACGACGCCGTCGTCGACCTTGACGAATCCGGCGAAGGCGACCTTCGCGATCGCGTCGGCCTTGCGGCCGCCGACCTTCTCGAAACGGACGGTCGCGCCGTCGTCGGAGGGAACGAGGATCGCCGTGATCAGCTCGTCGGGACGGAGGACGGTCTTTCCCGGGCCGGTCGAAAAGCCGACGACCGGAACGGTGCGGACACCGGAGGCGCTCTCGAGCCGCACGACGGCGTCGAGACACGCCAGCGCGAGCGCCGGGTCGGCCGCCGGGGAGGCGTTCGCCAGGTTGCCGGCGAGGGTCGCGGCGTTGCGGATCCCGGGGGACGCGGTCACGCGGATCGCGGCCTTCAGGAGCGCCGGGACGAGCGGATGGACGAGCAGTTGCGAAAGCGTCGCCGTCGCGCCGATCTCGACGAGACCCGCGTCCACGCGGATACGGGAGAGTTCGGACAGGTTGGCGACGTAGACGGCGCCTTCCGCGATCGCGGGCGACACGCCCGCCCAGCGGCGGCGCTTCACCATCAGGTCGGTGCCGCCGGCGACGACGGGGCCGCCGCCGATGGCGAGGAGTTCGAGGGCTTCGCGCCTGGATCCGGGAATCGCTTTGTTCACCACAGCCCCTCACCGTCCTTCGACGCGCGCAGGACGGCGCGCACGATCATGCGGTAGCCGGTGCAGCGGCAGAGGTTGCCCGAGAGGGCGTCGGCGACGGCCGCTGCCGTCGGATGCGGGTCGTTCGAAAGCAGCGCCTCGGCCGCGAGCACCATTCCGGGCGTGCAGAAGCCGCACTGGACCGCGCCTTCCGACAGGAAGCTCGCTTCGATCACGCGATAACGTTCGGATTCGCGGAATCCTTCGATCGTGACGATCCTGCGTCCGTGCGCGTTCGCGACGGGGACCATGCAGCTGTTGTAGAGGGCGTGGTCGATCAGGACCGAGCAGGCGCCGCATTCGCCCTCGCCGCAGCCCTCCTTCGTGCCGACGAGGCCGAAGTCGATGCGGAGGACGTCGAGCAGGCGGCGGGAGGCGTCGCCGTCGTAGACGACGTCGCGGTGGTTCAGGTTGAATTCAACGCGTGCCATGTTCGATCAGCTCCATGATCGATTCGGGCGTCGCCGGAATCGATGAGATTTTCCTTCCGATCGCATGTTCGATCGCCGCCGCGACGGCGGGGGCGCCGCCGACGAGGGTGAGTTCGCCGAGGCCCTTCGCGCCGAAGGGACCGAAGGCGTAGGGATTCTCGATGAAGACCGTATCGGCCGGACAGACGTCGACCGCGGTCGGGATCATGTAGTCGGTGAGGTTCTTCTGACGGACGCGGCCGTCCTTCACTTCCATCCGCTCGAGGTAGCCGTAGGCGATGCCCTGCGTGAGGCCGCCGTCGGCCTGGCCTTCGGCGAGCAGCGGGTCGATCGCCGTGCCGGCGTCGTAACAGCTCCAGACGCCCTTGAGGTCGACCTGGAAGGTGCGCCGGTCGACTTCGACCTCGACGGCGACGACACCCCACGAATACGCCGGATAGGCGTCGCCAAGAAAGCGCTCCTCGTCCCAGACGATGCCCTCGGGCTGGACGTAACGTTCCTCGACGGACTGCGCCGACCCCTCGGTCCACTCCTCCTTGAGGCGGAGCGCCGCGCGGGCAAGCAGTCCGCCGACGATCATCGTCGTCCGCGAGGCGACCGTCGGCCCCGAATCGGGGGCGAGGTCGGTGTCGGGATGCGGGAAGACGACCGTTTCGAGCGGTCGGCCGAGGACGGCGGCGACGATCTTGGAGAGCGCCGTCGCCGCGCCCTGTCCCATGTCGACGGAGGCGATCCGGATCGTCACGGTCCCGGCGGAATCCTTGTCGAGGCGGACGCGCGCCTTGATGTGGTCGGCTTCGCCGCTGCCGGTGAAGCCGCAGCCGTGGAAGAAGACCGAAAGGCCGATCCCCCTCCAGGCGTCGCCTTTCTTGAACTCGCGGACCTTGCGGCGGTAGTCGGAGCGTTCGAGGACGCGGTCGATCATGCCGTCGACGAGGATCGGGTCGCGGTAGAGGCCCGACGTCGAGGTGAGGTCGCCGCGGCGCGCCAGGTGGCGGCGCCTGTAGGCGATCGGGTCGACGCCGGCGCGGGCCGCGAGGTGACCCATGAACATTTCGACGGCGAAGAACATCTGCGGCGCACCGAACCCGCGGAACGCGCCGGTCGGAACCGTATTGGTGAGGTATGCGGTCCCCTCGACGCGAAGATGCGGAACGGTATAGGCGCCGGTGGCGGCGATGAGCGCGCGCGAGAGCACCACTCCGGAGAGTCCGAGGTAGGCGCCGGCGTCGATCGCGACCGTTGCCATCAGGCCGACGACGCGGTCGTCGCAGTCGAGCGCCGCGGTCAGTTCGATCGTGGAGGGATGCCGCTTGGTGGTCGTCTCGACGTCTTCGGTGCGTTCGTAGAGGAGCGAGACCGGTCTTCCCGTCTTGCGGACGGCGACCGCGACCTGTGCACCCGTGAGGGAGGGGAACTCTTCCTTCCCGCCGAAGGCGCCGCCGGTCTCGGCCTGGATCACGCGGACCCGGTCCTCGGCACAGCCGAGCACGCCGACGACGGCGTTCTTGACGTAGTAGGGACATTGCATCGATCCGACGAGGGTGACCTTGCCGCCGTCCTCGGGATAGCCGACCATCCCCTGGGGTTCGATGTACGCCTGTTCCTGGTATCCGGTGGAAAAGGATTCGCGAACCGTGCGGACGGCTTCCGCGAACGCCTTTTCGGGATCGCCCTTGGAGTAGGCGTACCGCGCGCCGGCGACGACGTTTGCGAAGACCGGGACGTCCTCGCGGTAGCGGACGACGACGCGCGCGGCGAGGTCGAAGACGACCGCGCGGTCCGGTCCGCAGACGAGCAGGATCGGTTCGCCGATGTAGCGCACTTCTCCGTCGGCGAAGACGGGCATGTCCTTGAAGATGATCCGGACGGCGTTCTCGCCGGGGACGTCGGCCGCGCCGACGACGAAGCAGTCCTGCGGAAGCGGCGGCACGGCGATCGACAGGATCTCGCCCTTCGCGATCGTCGACCGCACCGTCCTGGCGTGGAGAACGCCCGCGATCGGCAGATCGCCGACGTATGTCGCGCGTCCGGCGATCTTGGCCGCGGCGTCGCGACGGACGACGGTGTCATGGATGTCGTTCATCGGGAACCCCCCTTTCGACCGGATTCGCTTCAACGGAGCGCCCGGGTCGGGCATTTGGCGATGCAGAGACCGCAGCCGAAGCACTTGGCGGCGTCGACCTCGATCCTTTCGCGCAGCTCGAGTGCGAAATACGGACAGACGCGGACGCACAGGCGGCATTTCGTGCACTTCGCCTCGTCGAGGACCGGCGGAACCGGTTCGTAGGAGACGGAAGCGTCGAGCCGCGTCGCGGCGACCTCGGCCATCGAGGAAAAACCGTACTTGGCGAGCGCTGCCGGCATGTCCCCCACGATCTTCGCGTAGAGGTCCTTCCCGCGGAGCAGCGCCCCCGAGAGCATCTGCGTCGCCGAAGCGCCGGCGAGCAGGAACTCGAGGACGTCCTCGGCGGACTGGATCCCGCCGACGCCGATCACGGTGAGTTCCGGAGCGGCGGTCTTGATGCGCCGCACGGCGGCGAGGGCGAGGTTCTTGATGACGGGTCCCGAGGTCCAGGCGTAGCCGTCGGCGTTGCCGTAGCGGATCCGCCGGGTCGCGAGGTCGACCTTCATCGTCGGGCCAAGCGAATTGATCGCGACCACCCCGTTCGCGCCGTTCTCGCGGATCGTGCGCGCGAAACCGGCGACGTCCGGCAGATGCGGACTCACCTTCATGTAGATCGGCTTCTTCGTGCGGGCGCGGATCGCCGCGACCGTCCGGCCGATCACCGCGAGGTCGGTGCCGACGTAGTGGGTCGAGACCTCGAAGGCGTCGGCGAACCCGTCGAGGGCCGGAATCAGGACTTCGATGTCCTCCTTCGAGTAGCCGACGGAGACGATGAGCGGGCGATCCTTGACCGCCATGTAGGCGGGAAGGAAGTCGTCCGTCCAGCGGCTGAGCGGATGTTCGCTCCAGAGCTCCGAGTTCATCGCGTAGTCGCGGTCGCCGTAGATGCACGGACGCGGGATGACGGGGGCCTTCGTCGAGATCGTCTTCGTGACGACCGCGCCGAGGCCGGAATCCCTCATGAAGCAAAGCTTCTCGAAATCGCCGACGAGCGGACCCGATGCCGGCATCAGCGGATTGGCGAGCGAAAGCCCGTCGAAGGTGACCCTGAGGTTGTCGTTCATCGCTGTTCTCCTTCCCGGGCGAGGCGGTCCCAGACCGCCTGCGCCTTTTCCCTGGATCCGGCGGCCGCGGCCGCGACCGGGTCGTCGAGCGTGAAGTCGGCGACGACCTGCCGGCCGTTTACGAAGACGTGGCGCGGCCGAAACGCCGGCGCCATTCCGAAGACGAAGTGGCCGAAGGCGTTGCGAGGGCCGATCGGTGTCGGCCCGGGGTAGTCGGCGACGAGCAGGTCGGCCGCCGCGTCCGGCTCGATCCGGCCGAGGCGGATTCCGAACAGCGACGACATGAAGTCGTAGGTGTTCAGGACGACGCGAAGCGTGTCGGCGAGGCCGAAGGCGGTCGGCATCCCGTCACGGTGGTTCATCGAAAAGCCGAGGGCGCGGATCTCGACGGCCGCCGAGGCCGACATCCCGTCGTCGCCGAGGATCGTCGGGATTCCCCGCGCGAGCATCCCCGCGACGTCGGGCAGACCGACGCCGTTGTTCATGTTGGACGTCGGGTTGACGGCGACGGTCGCGCCACGCGCCTTCAGGAGCGAAAGTTCGCGCTCGTCGCAATGGACGCAGTGGACGTAGAGCGATCCCGGGCCGACCATCCCGAAGCGGTCGAAGCGTTCGACGACGGACGTGCCGTGACGCGAGCGGGTCATGGCGACGTCTTCCGCGGATTCGGCGGCGTGGACGTGGACGGGGAGATCCCCGCGGACGGCCGCGACGCGGCGGAGGGTGTCGTCTCCGAGGGACATCGAGGCGTGCAGACCGAACATCGCCGCCGACCGTCCGGGACGGACGCGTTTGGAAAACGCGAGGTTCTCGCGGATACA
This window contains:
- the ade gene encoding adenine deaminase — encoded protein: MGKPERVRFARGLEKAPLVLKNAHVVNVFSGTIDFCDVAVAEGVVVGLGSYDGVEEIDLEGRYLSPGFIDGHVHIESSMLTPPQFARCVLPWGTTAVVADPHEIGNIRGVDGVRYMIRAAATVPLDVFMMIPSCVPTTVFETAGATIGHEDVAALAGDPSVLGLGEVMDYPQVLSGGPEIFAKIAAVGNRPVDGHSPAVTGKDLCAYVGAGIRTDHECRTPAELAERVRLGQYVHLREGSHTKNLLALLPAVNEKNRHRVTFCTDDKHPEDIRREGHINHNVKLAIEAGVDPVDAIRMATLNTACCYGLQGRGAVAPGYRADLVVIDDLKAMVPSLVFKDGVLVARDRVALFEVPTVRDGRVVDTVRVDPAKVSFELRLGRDAVKVIGLDTANASTKKLVRVVDRKDGIYVHDPARDILKLAVIERHRGTGNVGLGLVEGYGLKRGAVAMTIAHDSHNLIVIGDSDRDMRLAVERIVAIGGGIAVVKDGAVAECLPLEVGGIMTTADASVVVERLEAMRAVVRTMGVDASLEDPFLALGFLSLPVIPELKLTDMGLFDVPLFRLVPIEE
- a CDS encoding xanthine dehydrogenase family protein molybdopterin-binding subunit → MNDIHDTVVRRDAAAKIAGRATYVGDLPIAGVLHARTVRSTIAKGEILSIAVPPLPQDCFVVGAADVPGENAVRIIFKDMPVFADGEVRYIGEPILLVCGPDRAVVFDLAARVVVRYREDVPVFANVVAGARYAYSKGDPEKAFAEAVRTVRESFSTGYQEQAYIEPQGMVGYPEDGGKVTLVGSMQCPYYVKNAVVGVLGCAEDRVRVIQAETGGAFGGKEEFPSLTGAQVAVAVRKTGRPVSLLYERTEDVETTTKRHPSTIELTAALDCDDRVVGLMATVAIDAGAYLGLSGVVLSRALIAATGAYTVPHLRVEGTAYLTNTVPTGAFRGFGAPQMFFAVEMFMGHLAARAGVDPIAYRRRHLARRGDLTSTSGLYRDPILVDGMIDRVLERSDYRRKVREFKKGDAWRGIGLSVFFHGCGFTGSGEADHIKARVRLDKDSAGTVTIRIASVDMGQGAATALSKIVAAVLGRPLETVVFPHPDTDLAPDSGPTVASRTTMIVGGLLARAALRLKEEWTEGSAQSVEERYVQPEGIVWDEERFLGDAYPAYSWGVVAVEVEVDRRTFQVDLKGVWSCYDAGTAIDPLLAEGQADGGLTQGIAYGYLERMEVKDGRVRQKNLTDYMIPTAVDVCPADTVFIENPYAFGPFGAKGLGELTLVGGAPAVAAAIEHAIGRKISSIPATPESIMELIEHGTR
- a CDS encoding amidohydrolase family protein — encoded protein: MTAVVHANLFDFISWREDAYVRFDDRIRAVGPMSEYVPGTETVVDARGAILMPGLVLGHTHVYSAFARGMSVPFAPQGFQDILDQLWWKLDRNLDLEAVHASGAAAAADYLRNGVTAIVDHHASGAIDGSLAALGDAIVDVAGMRAAFCFETSDRFDVDACIRENLAFSKRVRPGRSAAMFGLHASMSLGDDTLRRVAAVRGDLPVHVHAAESAEDVAMTRSRHGTSVVERFDRFGMVGPGSLYVHCVHCDERELSLLKARGATVAVNPTSNMNNGVGLPDVAGMLARGIPTILGDDGMSASAAVEIRALGFSMNHRDGMPTAFGLADTLRVVLNTYDFMSSLFGIRLGRIEPDAAADLLVADYPGPTPIGPRNAFGHFVFGMAPAFRPRHVFVNGRQVVADFTLDDPVAAAAAGSREKAQAVWDRLAREGEQR
- a CDS encoding 4Fe-4S binding protein, with translation MNDNLRVTFDGLSLANPLMPASGPLVGDFEKLCFMRDSGLGAVVTKTISTKAPVIPRPCIYGDRDYAMNSELWSEHPLSRWTDDFLPAYMAVKDRPLIVSVGYSKEDIEVLIPALDGFADAFEVSTHYVGTDLAVIGRTVAAIRARTKKPIYMKVSPHLPDVAGFARTIRENGANGVVAINSLGPTMKVDLATRRIRYGNADGYAWTSGPVIKNLALAAVRRIKTAAPELTVIGVGGIQSAEDVLEFLLAGASATQMLSGALLRGKDLYAKIVGDMPAALAKYGFSSMAEVAATRLDASVSYEPVPPVLDEAKCTKCRLCVRVCPYFALELRERIEVDAAKCFGCGLCIAKCPTRALR
- a CDS encoding threonine synthase — protein: MAKILCLECTLCGRRHPYDPGLHVCPACGEQGVLDVRYDYDAIARTFTKATLAADPDRTMWRYLPLLSIVGDGHERTLRTGFTPLYRATRLGADLGLDVLYVKDEGVNPTASMKDRASAVAVLDALALGARTVACSSTGNAASSLAGQAARMGLSSVIFVPRRAPVGKLNQLLAYGSTVIMVDGDYKAAFDLSKRAIRHYGWYDRNAAINPHLVEGKKTMSLEIAEQLGWDVPDWAVVAVGDGCTVAGLYKGFYDLFRLGFTNRIPKILGVQASGCRPFVDAWEQNEPLREAEEDTIADSIAVGIPRNPVKAMRAVRDSGGTWISVPDEEILAMMKDLGRTEGIFGEPAGVAGLAGLKAAVARGLVKKGESVVCAMTGNGLKDPANAARAVGSPILLKPDLEALIDYIDRHHAEVHAQ
- a CDS encoding pyridoxal-phosphate dependent enzyme, whose product is MNKIPYGPTYEEMLHPEKADKAVRARALSAKTENELDPINLFNITWKDAKNRVQKIVLPKALTGVDANVVVLLGKTFPSGSHKVGPAYATLIEGCVDGDIVPGTHTILGPSTGNFGIGVSYICNLMKYDAIVIMPDNMSKERYERIRRYGAKLDLTPGTESDVILTLERTYELKKDPKNRSLAQFELMPNYRFHRHVTGHSCIEAVKGVGNGRIACFTSAPGSAGTLAAGDAIKEAFPEAKVVALEPYECSTLTDGGRGQHRIEGIGDKMCTLIHNVLNTDFVATIADDDCVKGLKVLHDAPDVLVEAGISRTTAEGLRELFGVSSVCNILGAIKMAKYLKLGPEDNVVTIATDGFDRYDSVIADLDRRVLETAPFVLRRWFRDIFLKAGTDGILDVRGAAAKERLFAQKEKDWLPFGYSKEYLDAMRNPSFWDHEYRKIADYDAKIRAMR
- a CDS encoding YgeY family selenium metabolism-linked hydrolase, which produces MKRDYASIRRLAETYRPDIVRFLRDMIRIPSESCGEREVVLRIAKEMEDVGFDEVRIDAMGNVLGRIGRGKHLIAMDAHIDTVGIGDIRNWSFDPYEGKEDERCVYGRGGSDQEGGMASMVYAGKILKDLGLEDDCTLLVTGTVQEEDCDGLCWQYLIEREGIRPAFVVITEPTACRIYRGHRGRMEIRVSTRGVSCHGSAPERGDNAIYKMAPILLELQELHGRLKDDPFLGKGSLTVSEIFHSSPSRCAVADGCAISVDRRLTAGETYESALQEIRDLPSVRRAGAVVEMYRYDRPSYTGLVYPTDCYFPTWVLEKDHPVLKAAVGAYERLFEEKPVVDKWTFSTNAVTIMGRHGIPCVGFGPGREEEAHAPNEKTYKDELVKAAAFYAALPGVYMDGLKGRKEE
- a CDS encoding FAD binding domain-containing protein encodes the protein MNKAIPGSRREALELLAIGGGPVVAGGTDLMVKRRRWAGVSPAIAEGAVYVANLSELSRIRVDAGLVEIGATATLSQLLVHPLVPALLKAAIRVTASPGIRNAATLAGNLANASPAADPALALACLDAVVRLESASGVRTVPVVGFSTGPGKTVLRPDELITAILVPSDDGATVRFEKVGGRKADAIAKVAFAGFVKVDDGVVTRFSVAFGAVGPTVVRDAKIEESATGLSLEELKRQLPRIRETYGVAIRPIDDQRSTADYRRTVALNLLSDFIGSL
- a CDS encoding (2Fe-2S)-binding protein, whose protein sequence is MARVEFNLNHRDVVYDGDASRRLLDVLRIDFGLVGTKEGCGEGECGACSVLIDHALYNSCMVPVANAHGRRIVTIEGFRESERYRVIEASFLSEGAVQCGFCTPGMVLAAEALLSNDPHPTAAAVADALSGNLCRCTGYRMIVRAVLRASKDGEGLW